A genomic segment from Anabas testudineus chromosome 6, fAnaTes1.2, whole genome shotgun sequence encodes:
- the crabp1a gene encoding cellular retinoic acid-binding protein 1a has product MPNFAGTWKMKKSENFDELLKALGVNAMLRKVAVAAASNPHVEIRQDGEQFYIKTSTSVRTTEINFHIGEEFDEETVDGRKCKSLATWESENKIHCQQTLVDGNGPKTYWTRELNGDELILTFGADDVVCTRIYVRE; this is encoded by the exons ATGCCTAACTTTGCCGGGACctggaagatgaagaagagcgAGAATTTTGATGAACTTCTCAAAGCCCTGG GAGTGAACGCCATGCTGAGGAAGGTGGCTGTGGCAGCAGCCTCCAACCCCCACGTGGAGATCCGTCAGGACGGTGAGCAGTTCTACATCAAAACGTCCACGAGCGTGCGCACCACCGAGATCAACTTCCACATCGGTGAAGAGTTTGATGAGGAGACAGTGGATGGACGAAAGTGCAAG AGCCTCGCCACCTGGGAGTCAGAGAACAAGATCCATTGTCAGCAGACTCTGGTGGATGGTAACGGCCCCAAAACCTACTGGACCCGGGAGCTGAACGGCGATGAGCTCATCCTG ACGTTTGGAGCTGATGACGTGGTGTGCACGCGGATTTACGTTCGAGAATGA
- the LOC113166419 gene encoding solute carrier family 25 member 44-like, translating into MQQKGAIQIIEWEDLDKRKFYSLGVFMTLTTRATVYPASLIRTRLQVQKGKSLYSGTFDAFCKVLRSEGVFGLYRGFMVNTFTLVAGQAYITTYELVRKYVSHYSPSNTVKSVVAGGAASLVAQTITVPIDVVSQHLMMQGQGEHLTRFKAKPKMILAASKRRLTFGQTLDITMQIFAADGFRGFYRGYVATLLTYIPNSALWWPFYHFYAEQLSLLAPSACPHLILQAVAGPMAAATASTITNPMDVVRARVQVEGRSSVIETFKQLLAEEGAWGLTKGLSARIISSTPTSVLIVVGYETLKRLSLRADLVESRHW; encoded by the exons ATGCAGCAGAAAGGTGCAATCCAGATTATTGAATGGGAGGACCTGGACAAGAGGAAGTTTTACTCTCTGGGTGTGTTTATGACCTTGACCACCAGAGCAACTGTGTACCCGGCTAGCCTCATCCGCACTCGGCTCCAGGTTCAAAAGGGGAAGAGCCTGTACTCTGGCACATTTGATGCGTTTTGCAAGGTCTTGCGATCAGAGGGTGTGTTTGGCCTCTACCGTGGATTCATGGTCAATACATTCACCCTGGTCGCAGGACAGGCTTATATCACTACCTATGAACTGGTGCGCAAGTATGTGTCCCACTACTCACCCAGTAACACAGTGAAGTCAGTGGTGGCGGGAGGGGCGGCATCCCTGGTGGCGCAGACCATCACTGTGCCCATAGATGTGGTTTCCCAGCACCTGATGATGCAAGGACAAGGGGAACACCTGACTCGCTTCAAGGCTAAACCCAAAATGATTCTTGCAGCAAGTAAGCGCAGACTGACCTTTGGGCAAACCCTTGACATTACAATGCAGATATTTGCAGCAGATGGATTCAGAGGATTTTACAGGGGCTACGTGGCAACCCTTCTCACGTACATCCCGAACAGTGCACTGTGGTGGcctttttatcatttttatgcAG AGCAGCTGTCCTTGTTAGCGCCTAGTGCGTGCCCCCACCTGATTCTGCAGGCTGTGGCAGGTCCAATGGCAGCAGCAACCGCCTCCACCATCACCAACCCCATGGATGTTGTTCGGGCAAGAGTACAG GTGGAAGGAAGATCGTCTGTTATCGAGACTTTCAAACAGCTGCTGGCAGAGGAGGGCGCCTGGGGACTGACCAAGGGGCTGTCAGCCCGCATCATTTCTTCCACACCAACGTCAGTGCTTATTGTCGTGGGATATGAAACTCTGAAGAGACTGAGCCTACGAGCTGATCTGGTAGAGTCTAGACACTGGTAA
- the wdr61 gene encoding WD repeat-containing protein 61, giving the protein MSTQYSILFKQEHAHDDAIWTAAWGKSEADGSETIVTGSLDDMVKVWKWSDEKLELQWTLEGHQLGVVSVDISHNGAIAASSSLDAHIRLWDLESGKQIKSMDAGPVDAWTVAFSPDSKYIATGSHLGKVNIFGVESGKKEFSLDTRGKFILSIAYSPDGKYLASGAIDGIINIFDIATGKLLHTLEGHAMPIRSLTFSPDSQLLVTASDDGYIKIYDVQHANLAGTLSGHGSWVLNVAFSPDDTHFVSSSSDKSVKVWDASSRACINTFFDHQDQVWSVKYNSTGSKIISAGDDRAIHIYDCPM; this is encoded by the exons ATGAGCACTCAA tacAGCATCCTTTTCAAGCAAGAACATG CACATGATGATGCTATCTGGACGGCAGCGTGGGGTAAAAGTGAGGCCGATGGTTCTGAAACCATTGTCACTGGCTCACTCGATGATATGGTAAAAGTCTGGAAATG GTCGGATGAGAAGCTGGAGCTGCAGTGGACTTTGGAGGGCCACCAGCTGGGAGTGGTGTCAGTGGACATCAGTCACAACGGGGCGATCGCTGCCTCCAGCTCCCTTGATGCACACATCCGCCTCTGGGACCTGGAGTCTGGAAAGCAGATCAAGTCCATGGATGCTGGACCAG TTGATGCATGGACAGTTGCCTTCTCCCCAGACTCTAAATACATCGCCACAGGAAGCCATCTCGGCAAGGTCAACATCTTTGGTGTGGAAAGTGGCAAGAAGGAATTTTCACTGGACACTCGAGGGAAATTCATCCTGAGTATAGCTTAC AGTCCTGATGGAAAATATTTGGCCAGCGGAGCTATCGATGGAATCATCAACATCTTTGACATCGCCACAGGAAAGCTACTCCACACACTGGAAG GACACGCCATGCCCATTAGATCCCTCACCTTCTCCCCAGACTCCCAGCTCCTGGTCACTGCCTCAGACGACGGCTACATCAAGATATATGACGT GCAACATGCCAACCTGGCTGGTACACTGAGTGGACATGGATCCTGGGTTCTTAATGTTGCCTTCTCCCCAGATGACACCCACTTTGTCTCAAG ctcGTCTGACAAGAGTGTGAAGGTTTGGGACGCCAGCTCCAGAGCGTGTATCAACACTTTCTTCGACCATCAGGACCAG GTGTGGAGCGTGAAGTACAACAGCACCGGCTCCAAGATCATCTCAGCTGGAGACGACCGGGCCATCCACATCTACGACTGTCCCATGTGA